The genomic window CATCGAGGATCTGGGGCGCCTCGGCGTCGCCGTCAGCATCGACGATTTCGGCACCGGCTACTCGTCGCTCGCGGTGCTGCGCGACCTGCCGATCCGGCGCATCAAAGTCGACCGTTCGTTCATCGTCGACCTCGCGCAAAGCGAGCAGCAGCGGGCGGTAGTCGAAGCGGTGGTGGCGCTCAGCCGGGCGCTGCGCATGTCGATCACGGTCGAAGGCATCGAGCGCGACGAGCAGGCGGCGATCCTCAAGCAGCTCGGCTGCGACGAAGGCCAGGGCTTCCTCTTTGCGCGCCCGATGCCCTTCGACGAACTGTCGCGGCGCATCGCCGATGGACAATGGCGGGGGTTGCCGGGCAAGATGCCGTCTTGATCCGCGGGCCGGTGCCGGCGCCGCGCTCCGGAACCCGACCATGGAACCTGTCCTCCTCCCGCGAGGCCGCCGCCCCGCCCGCCAACTCGCCGCCCCGACCGCCGGGAGCGGCGGCCCGCCCCATGTCCGCCGCCGACCGGCCCGCTAAGCCGCGCCGCCTGCGCGAGGGCAGCGAACTGCCGGAGCCGCCGGCGCTTCCCGAGGGCGTCGGCGAGACGGTATGGATCGACGTCATCCGCAAGATGGACGAGGTCTACAACGACCTGCTGCAGTACGAGGTCGCGCTCGAAGAGAAAAACGCCGCGCTCGAGGAATCGCACCAGTTCATCGAGAGCGTGCTGGCGTCGATGTCCGACATCCTCATCGTCTGCGACCGGCACGGCGCGATCGAGGAGGTGAACGCCTCGCTGCAGCGCTTCACCGGCCGGGACGAAGCGGCGCTGAAGGGCACCCCGGTGTTCGACCTGTTCGCCGACGAAGCGTCGCGCCAGGCGGTGTGCGAGTTCTTCACGCCGCGCCGCCGCGATCCCCGCCACGACGTCGAGCTGATGATCGCCGCCGCCGACGGCAGCGCGGTGCCGGTGTCGGTCAACTGTACGCCGCGCCTCTCCGGCGTCGGCAAGCTGGTCGGCATGGTCGTCACCGGCCGCCCGGTCGGCGAGCTGCGCCGCGCCTACCACGCGCTCAGGCAGACGCACGAGGAGCTGAAGCGCACGCAGCAGCAGCTGGTGCAGTCGGAGAAGATGGCCTCGCTCGGCCGCCTGGTCGCCGGCGTCGCGCACGAGCTGAACAACCCGATCAGCTTCGTGCTCGGCAACGTGATGGCGCTGCGCCGCTACGCCGGCCGCCTGCACACCTACATCGAGGCCGTGAACGGCTGCGACTGCGCGCACACGCCCGAACTCGAAGGCCTGCGCCGCGAGCTGCGCATCGATCGCATCCTCGAGGACATGGAGCCGCTGCTCGACGGCATGATCGAGGGCGCCGAGCGTACCCGCGACATCGTCGACGGGCTGAAGCGCTTCTCGGCGATCGACCGCCAGGCCGATGAGGCCTTCAACCTGACCGAGGTCGTCGAGCGCGCGGTACGCTGGGTGACGCGCGCGGCGCCGCCGAAGTTCGAGGTGGCGATGGAACTGCCGGCCGAGCTGCCGATGGTAGGCTCGTCCGGGCAGATGCAGCAGGTGCTGATGAACCTCGTGCAGAACGCCTGCGACGCGCTCGCCGGCACGCCGGCGCCGCAGTTGGAAGTGCGCGCCGCGCTCGGCGCCGGCGAGGTGATCGTGCTGACCGTCGCCGACAACGGCCCGGGCATTCCGCCCGAGCACCTGCCGCGGCTGTTCGACCCCTTCTTCACGACCAAGCCGGTCGGCCAGGGCACCGGGCTGGGCCTCTCCATCAGCTACGGCATCGTCGAGCGCCACGGCGGCCGGCTGGAGGCCGCCAACCGGCCGCAGGGCGGCGCGGTGTTCACGCTGCTGCTGCCGCTGGCGCCGTCGTGAACTGGAAAGCGGGAAGTGGAAAGCGGCTTTCCAGTTGTCCGCCGGCGGCGCGCTTGCGGGCGCCAAGTTGTTGATTCGTCAGTGTGGATGCGCTGGCACGAAGCTTGTTAGGGAGCAGCGAAAGGACTTCATCGGCCCATGGATACCCTGCCCAACGACTGGATGGCACTGGCCGCGCTGGTTTTCGCGCTCGGCATGAAGCACGGCTTCGACGCCGACCACCTGGCGACCATCGACGGCCTGACGCGCTGCAACGCCCGCGACAACCCGGCGCTGGCGCGCCGCTGCGGCGCGCTGTTCTCGCTCGGCCACGGCGCCGTCATCGTCGCCGTCGCGCTGCTGGTCAGCACCGTTGCCGGCGGCTGGCAGGTGCCGGACTGGGTCGATGCGCTCGGCGCCTGGATCTCGATCGCCTTCCTCGCCGCGCTCGGCTTCATCAACCTGCGGGCGGTGCTGCGCGCGGCGCCGGGCGAGCTGGTACGGCCGCTCGGCCTCAGGGGGCGGCTGTTCTCCCGCCTGCAGCGGACGACGCGGCCGCTGGCGGTGGCCGCGGTCGGCGCGCTGTTCGCGCTGTCGTTCGACACGATGAGCCAGGCGGCGCTGTTCGCGCTGACCGCGACCCGCTTCGGCGGCTGGCAGCACGCGCTGGCGCTGGCACTGCTGTTCGTGCTCGGCATGCTGGTCACCGACGGCATCAACGGCCTGTGGATCTCGCGCCTGATCCGCCGCGCCGACGCCGCGGCGCAGCTCGCCTCGCGCGTGATGGGCCTGGTCGTTGCCGGCGTCAGCCTGCTCGTCGCCGCCTTCGGCGCGCTCAAGTTCTTCTCGCCGGCGGTCGACGGCTGGAGCGACGGCAAGGAGCTCGCCTTCGGCGTGCTGCTGCTCGCCGTCGTCGCCGGCAGCTACCTGTTCGCCGTGCATCTGACGCGGCGGCCGCCGCTCGCGGCCTGAGCCCCTTCGCCGCGCCCGGCGCGCGGAGTAAGCTGGCGGCATGAAACTGCTCGCCTCGCTGGCGCGCATCGTCGCGCTCTCCCTCGTGCTCGTCATCGCCGGAGTCGCCATGTCGCAGGAAGGCCTGCTCTACTTCCCGGAAAAGGCGCCGCTCGCCGAACTCGCCCGTTTCGTTCCCGGCGCCCGGCCGTGGCCGTCGGCCGACGATTTCCGCGGCCTCGTCGTCGAGCCGGCGGCACGGCCGGCGCAGGGCACGCTGCTCGTCTTCCACGGCAACGCCGGCCACGCCGGGTACCGCGCGCCCTACGCCGAGGCGCTGGCGCCGCGCGGCTGGCGCGTGCTGCTCGCCGAGTATCCGGGCTACGGCCCGCGCGGCGGCGAGCTGGGCGAGGCGAGCCTGGTCGCCGATGCGGCGGCGACGATCGCCGCCGCGCGCCGTGAATTCGACGGGCCGCTCTACCTGCTCGGCGAATCGCTCGGCGCCGGGGTCGCCGCCGCTGCCAGCGACCGCGTCGGCCATGCCGGCATCGCCGGCCTGCTGCTGGTGACGCCGTGGGACACGCTGCTCAATGTCGCCGACTACCACTACCCGTGGCTGCCGCGCCGGCTGCTGGCGTGGTTGGTGCGCGACCGCTACGACAGCGTCGCGCACCTCGCCGGTTACCGTGGTCGCGTCGTCGTTGTCGTCGCCGAGCGCGACCGCATCGTGCCGGCGGAATTCGGCCGCGCGCTGTTCGCCGGCCTTGCCGCGGCGAAGGCGCTGCGCGTCGTCGCCGGCGCCGACCACAACGACTGGTTCGAACATGCCGACGACGCCTGGTGGCGAGAAACGATGCGTGCGCTGCAGCCGCCGGACGGGTCGGACCACTGACCCTGGCAATGTTCCAGTTGACTGACAAATCGCGGCGATCCGCCTGGCGCAAGCCTTTGCGGAACAAGGGCTTGCGCCGTTTCCGCTGGCGCAAATCCACAATTGGCTTTGCTCCCGAGCGGGAGTAAAGTGCACCTCTTTTTTCGCGGCCGGCCGGGGGCGTGCGCTCACCGTTTCCTGCCGCCAACATAACCAGAAGAGGCCACAATGGAGAAGGATCTGCGCGAAGCGGCGCTTGAATACCACCAGTTCCCGACGCCGGGCAAAATCTCGGTCCGCCCGACCAAGGGCCTGACCAACCAGCGCGACCTCGCGCTCGCCTATTCCCCCGGCGTCGCCTACGCCTGCGACGCGATCGTCGAGGACCCGCACAACGCCAGCCTGTACACCTCGCGCGCCAACCTGGTCGGCGTCGTCACCAACGGCACCGCCGTGCTCGGCCTCGGCAACATCGGCCCGCTGGCGTCGAAGCCGGTGATGGAGGGCAAGGGCTGCCTGTTCAAGAAATTCGCCGGCATCGACGTCTTCGACATCGAACTCGCCGAGAACGACCCGGACAAGCTGATCGACATCATCGCCTCGATGGAGCCGACGCTGGGCGGCATCAACCTCGAGGACATCAAGGCGCCGGAGTGCTTCTACATCGAGCGCAAGCTCAAGGAGCGGATGAACATCCCGGTCTTCCACGACGACCAGCACGGCACCGCGATCATCTCGGCGGCCGGCATGCTCAACGCGCTGAAGGTCATCGGCAAGAAGATCGACGAGGTCAAGGTCGTCTGCTCCGGCGCCGGCGCCGCCGCGATCTCCTGCCTCGACCTGTGGTGCGACCTCGGCATCCAGAAGAAGAACGTCACCGTCTGCGACTCGAAGGGCGTGATCTGGGTCGGCCGCGACGCCAAGCTCGACGAGACCAAGGCCCGCTACGCGCAGGACACCGCGGCGCGCACGCTGGCCGACGCGATCGTCGGCGCCGACATCTTCCTCGGCCTGTCCACCGCCGGCGTGCTCAAGCCGGAGATGGTGAAGACGATGGCGGAGAAGCCGATCATCTTCGCGCTCGCCAACCCGACGCCGGAGATCATGCCCGAGCTGGCGAAGGAAGCGCGCCCGGACGCGATCATCGCCACCGGCCGTTCGGACTACCCGAACCAGGTGAACAACGTGCTGTGCTTCCCCTTCATCTTCCGCGGCGCGCTCGACTGCGGCGCGACGCGCATCACCGAGGAGATGAAGCTGGCCTGCGTGCGCGCGATCGCGGCGATGGCGCAGGAGGAGGTCAGCGACGAGGTGGCGATGGCCTATCCCGGCCAGGAGCTCGCCTTCGGCCCCGAATACCTGATCCCGAAGCCCTTCGACCCGCGCCTGATCACCACCATCGCGCCGGCGGTGGCCAAGGCCGCCGCCGACTCCGGCGTCGCCACGCGGCCGATCGCCGACATGGCGGCGTACAAGGACAAGCTCAAGGAATTCATCTACCACACCGGCGTCGGCATGCGCGCGGTGTTCACCGCCGCCAAGCAGGGCAAGGCCGGCAAGGCCGCGCGCATCATCTACACCGACGGCGAGGACGAGCGCGTGCTGCGCGCAGTGCAGATCGTCATCGAGGAACGCCTGGCGAAGCCGATCCTGGTCGGCCGTCCGGACGTGATCGAGATGCGACTCGCCAAGATCGGCTCCAAGCTGCACATCGGCGAGCACTTCGAGGTGGTCAACCCGAACCGCGACGACCGCTACAAGGAATGCTGGACCGCCTACCACCAGCTGATGAAGCGGCACGGCATCACCATCGACCTGGCTAAGGCCCGCCTGCGCCAGGATACGACGATCATTGGCGCCGTGCTGCTCCGCCTCGGCTACGCCGACGGCATGATCTGCGGCGTCTCCGGCCGCTTCGCGCACCACCTGCGCCAGGTCGAGGAGATCATCGGCAAGGCGCCCGGCGTGAACACGCTGGCGGCGATGAACCACCTGCTGCTGCCGGGTCGCGCGCTGTTCCTGTGCGACACGCACGTGAACGAGAACCCGGACGCGGCGCAGATCGCCGAGATCGCCGAACTGGCGGCGCACACCGTGCGCCGCTTCGGCATCCAGCCGAAGGTCGCGCTGCTCTCGCACTCGAACTTCGGCACCTCGCAGTCGGCGTCGGCGCAAAAGATGGCCGAGGCCACCGCGCTGCTGCACGCGCGCGCGCCGGAGCTCGAGGCCGACGGCGAGATGCACGGCGACTCGGCGCTGTCCGAGGAGATCCGCCACCAGTCCGATCCGGATTCGCCGCTGAAGGGCGAGGCCAACGTGCTGGTGATGCCCAACCTCGACGCCGCCAACATCTCCTACAACCTGCTCAAGATGACCGGCGGCGAAGGCGTCACCATCGGCCCGATCCTGCTCGGCGCGGCGAAGCCGGCGCATGTGCTGACCTCGACCACGACCGTGCGCCGCCTGGTCAACATGACCGCGCTGACCGTGGTCAGCACCGGCATCTGAGCGCCGCCGCGGCTGCCCCGACAACGCCACCTGCGGGTGGCGTTTTTCTTGCTAGATTCACGGCATGAAACGGATCCTGTTGCTGTTCGCGCTGATCGGCCTCGCCGCCGGTGCGCCGGCGGAAACGCTGTCCGGCCGCGTCGATGCCGTCGTCGATGGCGACACGCTGCGCGTCGACGTTCCCGGCCAC from Azospira restricta includes these protein-coding regions:
- a CDS encoding sensor histidine kinase, translated to MSAADRPAKPRRLREGSELPEPPALPEGVGETVWIDVIRKMDEVYNDLLQYEVALEEKNAALEESHQFIESVLASMSDILIVCDRHGAIEEVNASLQRFTGRDEAALKGTPVFDLFADEASRQAVCEFFTPRRRDPRHDVELMIAAADGSAVPVSVNCTPRLSGVGKLVGMVVTGRPVGELRRAYHALRQTHEELKRTQQQLVQSEKMASLGRLVAGVAHELNNPISFVLGNVMALRRYAGRLHTYIEAVNGCDCAHTPELEGLRRELRIDRILEDMEPLLDGMIEGAERTRDIVDGLKRFSAIDRQADEAFNLTEVVERAVRWVTRAAPPKFEVAMELPAELPMVGSSGQMQQVLMNLVQNACDALAGTPAPQLEVRAALGAGEVIVLTVADNGPGIPPEHLPRLFDPFFTTKPVGQGTGLGLSISYGIVERHGGRLEAANRPQGGAVFTLLLPLAPS
- a CDS encoding nickel transporter; protein product: MDTLPNDWMALAALVFALGMKHGFDADHLATIDGLTRCNARDNPALARRCGALFSLGHGAVIVAVALLVSTVAGGWQVPDWVDALGAWISIAFLAALGFINLRAVLRAAPGELVRPLGLRGRLFSRLQRTTRPLAVAAVGALFALSFDTMSQAALFALTATRFGGWQHALALALLFVLGMLVTDGINGLWISRLIRRADAAAQLASRVMGLVVAGVSLLVAAFGALKFFSPAVDGWSDGKELAFGVLLLAVVAGSYLFAVHLTRRPPLAA
- a CDS encoding alpha/beta hydrolase codes for the protein MKLLASLARIVALSLVLVIAGVAMSQEGLLYFPEKAPLAELARFVPGARPWPSADDFRGLVVEPAARPAQGTLLVFHGNAGHAGYRAPYAEALAPRGWRVLLAEYPGYGPRGGELGEASLVADAAATIAAARREFDGPLYLLGESLGAGVAAAASDRVGHAGIAGLLLVTPWDTLLNVADYHYPWLPRRLLAWLVRDRYDSVAHLAGYRGRVVVVVAERDRIVPAEFGRALFAGLAAAKALRVVAGADHNDWFEHADDAWWRETMRALQPPDGSDH
- a CDS encoding NADP-dependent malic enzyme, whose amino-acid sequence is MEKDLREAALEYHQFPTPGKISVRPTKGLTNQRDLALAYSPGVAYACDAIVEDPHNASLYTSRANLVGVVTNGTAVLGLGNIGPLASKPVMEGKGCLFKKFAGIDVFDIELAENDPDKLIDIIASMEPTLGGINLEDIKAPECFYIERKLKERMNIPVFHDDQHGTAIISAAGMLNALKVIGKKIDEVKVVCSGAGAAAISCLDLWCDLGIQKKNVTVCDSKGVIWVGRDAKLDETKARYAQDTAARTLADAIVGADIFLGLSTAGVLKPEMVKTMAEKPIIFALANPTPEIMPELAKEARPDAIIATGRSDYPNQVNNVLCFPFIFRGALDCGATRITEEMKLACVRAIAAMAQEEVSDEVAMAYPGQELAFGPEYLIPKPFDPRLITTIAPAVAKAAADSGVATRPIADMAAYKDKLKEFIYHTGVGMRAVFTAAKQGKAGKAARIIYTDGEDERVLRAVQIVIEERLAKPILVGRPDVIEMRLAKIGSKLHIGEHFEVVNPNRDDRYKECWTAYHQLMKRHGITIDLAKARLRQDTTIIGAVLLRLGYADGMICGVSGRFAHHLRQVEEIIGKAPGVNTLAAMNHLLLPGRALFLCDTHVNENPDAAQIAEIAELAAHTVRRFGIQPKVALLSHSNFGTSQSASAQKMAEATALLHARAPELEADGEMHGDSALSEEIRHQSDPDSPLKGEANVLVMPNLDAANISYNLLKMTGGEGVTIGPILLGAAKPAHVLTSTTTVRRLVNMTALTVVSTGI